From one Gracilibacillus salinarum genomic stretch:
- the pilM gene encoding cell division protein FtsA: MNEQLFALDIGTRSVVGLLMERDKNQYKLVDYYMIEHQERSMLDGQIHNIVSVSKVIQQVKLQLENKHNTVLHSVCVAAAGRALKTKRIISAKDITQQPLMNQEDILFLELEAVQKAQYQLATTEEEASLDYYCVGYSVIQYSLDGETIGSLIDQQGVEAEVEIIATFLPKVVVESLLSALQRADLELEALTLEPIAAIHVLMPPSMRRLNVALVDIGAGTSDIALTSEGTVTAYGMVPKAGDEITEAISDQYLLDFNQAEDFKKEITLNKQATVSDILGFEQTIEFPDFIEQVAPAVESLAGSIAEEIIQLNGTPPKAVMLVGGGSQTPELAKRIAIKLNLPTNRVAIRGVDAIPFLSKQDNLPVGPEFITPIGIAIAAKQNPVHYISVTVNHRMIRLFEMKALTVADCLLAAGINVKKLYGKPGMAAMVEYNDKVVTLPGTFGLAPTIQLNGMNANVDDTIHNGDTLLIEKGKDGEPAQMTAGEFIGELHTITIFYNQSAYQVHASLTINGQAAGMDTYLHDGDKIAYRSQISVADFLHQFQIDNNIQQDFSVWVDDQKLVLEDFSKSLQLNKEQAQLKQSLKNGDQLVDYMYIEPTVNDLISKLGVQAYRELMITYNHKPLTLRKELVTVYRHGEVLAFDDVISDQDKLQIKHSSTDPFIFQDIFRFISLDLSQAKGRVELIRNGNPATFFEELQPNDQIEIIL; this comes from the coding sequence ATGAATGAGCAACTCTTTGCACTTGATATCGGTACCAGATCAGTTGTTGGTCTATTAATGGAAAGGGATAAAAACCAATACAAATTAGTTGATTATTATATGATCGAACATCAAGAACGTTCGATGTTAGATGGACAAATACATAACATTGTTTCTGTTTCAAAAGTGATTCAGCAGGTCAAATTACAGTTAGAAAACAAACATAATACGGTATTACATAGTGTTTGTGTTGCTGCCGCGGGCCGAGCATTAAAAACAAAACGCATTATTTCTGCTAAAGATATCACGCAACAGCCTTTAATGAATCAGGAAGATATCCTTTTTTTAGAATTGGAGGCCGTTCAAAAGGCGCAATATCAACTTGCCACCACAGAAGAAGAGGCAAGCCTGGATTATTATTGTGTCGGTTATTCTGTCATTCAGTACAGCCTAGATGGCGAAACAATCGGTTCATTGATTGATCAGCAGGGTGTAGAAGCCGAAGTTGAAATCATTGCAACATTTCTACCAAAAGTGGTAGTAGAATCTCTCCTTTCTGCTTTACAACGTGCAGATTTAGAATTAGAAGCGTTAACTCTGGAACCGATTGCTGCCATCCACGTCTTAATGCCTCCATCTATGAGAAGATTAAACGTTGCACTGGTTGATATCGGTGCAGGCACAAGTGATATTGCACTGACATCGGAAGGCACCGTTACGGCTTACGGTATGGTTCCAAAGGCTGGTGATGAGATCACCGAGGCTATTAGTGATCAGTATTTATTAGATTTTAATCAAGCCGAGGATTTCAAGAAAGAAATCACACTGAACAAGCAAGCTACTGTTTCAGATATTCTAGGCTTTGAACAAACGATAGAGTTTCCGGATTTTATAGAACAAGTGGCTCCGGCCGTCGAATCACTCGCTGGTTCGATAGCTGAAGAGATCATTCAGTTAAACGGGACACCACCCAAAGCGGTCATGCTAGTTGGAGGTGGAAGCCAAACGCCAGAGTTAGCAAAGCGAATTGCCATTAAATTAAATCTTCCAACTAACAGAGTAGCTATCAGAGGTGTGGATGCCATTCCATTCCTTTCCAAACAAGATAATTTACCAGTCGGTCCCGAATTTATAACACCGATAGGGATCGCTATTGCCGCTAAACAAAATCCCGTCCACTATATAAGTGTGACGGTTAATCATCGAATGATCCGGTTATTTGAAATGAAAGCTTTAACGGTTGCAGATTGTTTGCTTGCTGCGGGAATTAATGTTAAGAAATTATACGGAAAACCCGGAATGGCTGCTATGGTGGAATACAACGATAAAGTCGTTACACTGCCAGGAACGTTTGGGTTAGCCCCGACTATTCAATTAAATGGAATGAATGCGAACGTTGATGATACAATCCACAATGGTGATACATTGTTAATTGAAAAGGGGAAAGATGGAGAACCAGCTCAAATGACAGCAGGGGAATTCATTGGTGAGCTACATACGATTACAATATTCTATAATCAATCTGCCTATCAGGTACATGCATCTTTGACAATTAACGGTCAGGCTGCAGGGATGGACACTTATCTGCATGATGGAGATAAAATTGCCTACCGTTCGCAAATTTCCGTAGCTGATTTCTTACATCAATTTCAAATAGATAATAATATTCAACAAGACTTTTCCGTATGGGTTGACGATCAGAAATTAGTATTAGAGGATTTTAGTAAGTCATTGCAGCTTAATAAAGAACAAGCACAGCTGAAGCAATCTTTAAAGAACGGTGATCAATTAGTCGACTATATGTATATAGAACCGACTGTGAATGATCTTATCTCGAAATTAGGGGTGCAAGCTTATCGCGAGCTAATGATAACCTATAATCACAAACCGCTAACACTGCGAAAAGAATTGGTAACCGTATATCGACACGGAGAGGTACTTGCCTTTGATGATGTTATTTCCGATCAGGATAAACTGCAAATAAAGCACTCATCTACTGATCCATTTATTTTTCAGGATATTTTCCGCTTTATTTCCTTAGATCTATCTCAAGCAAAAGGAAGAGTTGAACTAATTCGCAACGGAAACCCTGCCACTTTTTTCGAAGAATTACAACCAAATGATCAAATAGAAATCATACTGTAA
- a CDS encoding bifunctional 3-deoxy-7-phosphoheptulonate synthase/chorismate mutase produces the protein MSNEQLDQLRGKLDQVNLEILELINKRAELVKETGQVKEKQGANRSYDPVRERDMLNLITKHNNGPFENSTIVHLFKEIFKAGLELQEDDHSKALLVSRKKKPEDTVIDINGDTFGDGNQHFIFGPCAVESYEQVAEVASAIKQEGLKLIRGGAFKPRTSPYDFQGLGFEGLEILKKVSDEYGLAVVSEIVNPAHIEEAVNYIDVIQIGARNMQNFELLKAAGETNKPVLLKRGMSATISDFINAAEYINSKGNGQIILCERGIRTYEKATRNTLDITAVPILKQETHLPVMVDVTHSTGRRDLLLPAAKAALAIGADGVMAEVHPDPAVALSDSAQQMDIPTFHNFMNELLNK, from the coding sequence ATGAGTAATGAGCAATTGGATCAGCTTCGCGGAAAGCTTGACCAGGTTAACTTAGAAATTCTTGAGTTAATTAACAAACGTGCTGAGCTAGTAAAAGAAACTGGCCAAGTAAAAGAGAAACAAGGTGCGAACCGAAGCTATGATCCTGTGCGTGAACGTGATATGTTAAATCTAATCACAAAGCATAACAATGGCCCGTTCGAAAATTCGACTATCGTTCACTTATTTAAAGAGATCTTTAAAGCAGGTCTTGAATTACAAGAAGATGATCATAGTAAAGCTTTACTAGTATCTCGTAAGAAAAAACCAGAAGATACTGTAATTGATATAAATGGTGATACATTTGGTGACGGTAACCAACACTTTATTTTTGGCCCATGTGCGGTGGAGAGTTATGAACAGGTGGCAGAAGTTGCCTCTGCGATTAAACAAGAAGGGCTTAAATTAATCCGTGGTGGAGCGTTTAAACCGAGAACGTCTCCTTATGATTTCCAAGGTTTAGGATTTGAAGGATTGGAAATCTTGAAAAAAGTTTCGGACGAATATGGTTTAGCAGTTGTAAGTGAAATTGTTAACCCTGCACATATTGAAGAAGCGGTTAATTACATTGATGTTATTCAAATCGGTGCACGAAACATGCAGAACTTTGAATTGTTAAAAGCTGCTGGTGAAACAAATAAACCAGTATTGTTAAAACGCGGTATGTCTGCGACTATTTCTGATTTCATTAATGCAGCTGAATACATCAATTCAAAAGGAAATGGACAAATTATTCTTTGTGAACGTGGTATCCGTACGTATGAGAAAGCAACACGAAATACATTGGATATTACGGCAGTGCCAATTCTAAAACAAGAGACACACTTACCTGTAATGGTCGACGTAACGCATTCTACTGGACGTAGAGATCTGTTACTGCCGGCAGCAAAAGCAGCATTAGCTATTGGTGCAGATGGTGTCATGGCTGAAGTACACCCAGATCCAGCAGTAGCACTTTCTGATTCAGCACAACAAATGGATATCCCGACATTCCATAACTTTATGAACGAGCTATTAAACAAATAA
- the ytxJ gene encoding bacillithiol system redox-active protein YtxJ, with the protein MEITTITSVEDFKRVTESNDDFVVFKHSITCPISDAANREFEQYSQHSNKPLFRLDVQKARELSNYIADSYQIKHESPQVISFTDQEPTWNNSHSAITVSNLKANI; encoded by the coding sequence ATGGAGATCACAACTATTACTTCGGTGGAGGATTTTAAAAGAGTGACAGAAAGCAATGATGACTTTGTTGTCTTTAAGCATAGCATAACTTGTCCGATCAGTGACGCTGCAAATCGAGAATTTGAGCAGTACAGTCAACATTCTAATAAGCCGCTTTTTCGCTTAGATGTACAAAAGGCCCGAGAACTTTCCAATTATATAGCGGATAGCTATCAGATCAAGCATGAATCACCACAAGTGATTTCTTTTACGGACCAAGAACCAACTTGGAACAATAGTCACTCTGCCATCACCGTTAGTAACTTAAAAGCAAATATCTAA
- the mscL gene encoding large conductance mechanosensitive channel protein MscL, with protein sequence MGLFQEFRQFAIRGSAVDMGVGMVLGAAFSGFIDSLVTDILLPPIGLFYSKMNVEDLYITLNGGVYSSLAAAREAGAVTINYGLFLTAVVRFIIILFAVFIVVRQINRWKKPHQHPMESMTKKECPYCCLPIPSRAVICPNCSSDQKESRFKWEKRKPKLRIK encoded by the coding sequence ATGGGGTTATTTCAAGAATTTCGACAGTTCGCTATTCGCGGAAGCGCAGTCGACATGGGTGTAGGGATGGTTCTTGGAGCTGCTTTTAGTGGCTTTATTGACTCATTGGTTACAGACATTTTGCTTCCGCCAATTGGTCTATTCTATTCTAAAATGAATGTTGAAGATTTATATATCACTTTAAATGGCGGAGTGTATTCCTCTCTTGCTGCTGCTAGAGAAGCAGGTGCTGTTACGATTAATTATGGATTGTTTCTCACCGCAGTGGTTCGCTTTATCATTATCCTTTTTGCTGTATTTATCGTAGTAAGACAAATCAATCGCTGGAAGAAACCGCATCAGCACCCTATGGAATCGATGACAAAAAAAGAATGTCCGTACTGCTGTCTGCCCATCCCCTCCCGCGCGGTCATCTGTCCCAATTGCTCCTCCGATCAAAAAGAATCACGGTTTAAATGGGAAAAACGCAAGCCGAAATTACGAATAAAGTGA